The Mercenaria mercenaria strain notata chromosome 1, MADL_Memer_1, whole genome shotgun sequence nucleotide sequence atcatgctggacacaatttattctgcctttgcgaccagtgtagatccgtgcagtctgatcacgatctacactgttcgccattcagtcagtattttttttggtaagcaccccttttaacagttaatggtgctgtccaaattgaaagatggacaagttcattataaaaatttagcagtgtaaggttTAAAAGACTTTGctaataataaaatgttattctATACTATgttaactgacattttttaaagatttccaaCAATGTCAAGAGAATATAATTATTCAAACACTGGTAATTCACTAAATAAGTAAGAAACCATGATTTGAAAATAACAGCAGTATGCAGGATTATGTTATACAAGAACAGTTTTGTTTTGAACCCTATCCAACACTTACACTTGAGCTTTTCTTCCCGAGTGTTGAGCTTATTTTTGTTCACATTTGTTTTGGTGGGTCTGAATCTTGCTAGAACTCTCATAAACTGCTTGAAGTTCACTGTCTCATCATTACTGTAAGATAAACATCAACATTCTTAACTCTCCTTCACTTAAATTACCATTCAACTACACTTATATATGCCCCACATGCATTCATATAATTTGTTAAAGTAAAGCAAGCATTGCTGGGGAGGATAAAACATGTTTGCTGTTCACAAGGTTGTTGCTCTATTGTAAATAAGattgtttgattttcatgaagGCTTTATTTTTAGTGAGTTCATGGTAAGTACCATCATTCACAGTGTTAAAAATGTGTCAGAGTGTTATGTCAAGATGtttttaatatcacatttattacattttttcagtgaattatccaaacattagagtgaaatatatctgatattttcacagtgaaatacATAAGATATATTTTCCACtggaataaaaatattatcattcaCTCATGAACACTATCTTAGGTCTGGTGTTCACTTGTGATAGCTATTTCAATCTTGCACTAAAGCTATTAGTCAAAATAATACCACAGTGAATATTACCCAATCTAGTAACTACAGTAATTTACTAAAGGAAAGAAATCATCGGTCCTGTCTTTGAAGTAAAGCATTAATTTTGCTCTAGGAAGTCTTGTTCACAGATACAATGACAGTGGTCGTACTGTACTTTAATCCCTGTACTATAAATACCAATAAGAGTATAATATTGAGTCAAATAAATCAAACCTTGCTCTCTCACATTTTGCTCTAAACAACATTCAGTAAGTAAGTGTTTGcttaaaattttaattagaaaaatGAGTAACCCAACTAAATCTTTCCTTAATTAACCAGATTTAAATCTCTGGTAAAAGTTCACAATATAAATATATGACTGAGTAACAACACAAATTCATTTTACCTTTCTAAGAAAAAAGAATGCACAATCCTGTCTCCCAATGGATTTATAGCAAGTTCTGGAATTCTCAGAAAATCTTCACGGctgtgaaaaagaaaaacagagaTATTTAAGCAATTTCCATCAAAAGCATTCAAGTCTATTATTACTACAGTCTTACTATGTCTTAAAATTTCACCATATTAAACCTCGCAATATTACTGGGAATGGAATAAATTGCAGAGTAGTCAAAATGCCCTGGAAAATGGAGCATTCCCATGTAGTTGTAacatttcaaagtccaaaagggctATAACTTGAGAAAACCCAGAGCTGTCAAtactggtgacaaatgcccccgaagtaggcccaagaatgccacagatGTATTCgcaaaaatcacatatcattttgtgaccttgacctaagaggccttgGTCATAAGTGGGACacatctcaatatggttaacatttgcgtcaaattattttcaaatccctcgataaatggcagagttatggaccagacaaaaaacacttttgacttctaagtgtgaccttgaccttggagctaggggtctgggtcttgcacatgacgcctcatctcattatagggaacatttatgccaagtaatttcaaaatcccttcatcaatggcagagttatggactggacaagaaacagaccatgttaatctttgacctctaagtgtgaccttgaccttggagcttgggatctgggtcttgctcatgacacgtctcattatggtgaacatttacaccaagtaatttcaaaatgccttaatgaatggcagagttatggaccggacaataaacataccctgttaaccttttacttgtaagtgtgaccttgaccttggagctaggggtctgggtcttgtgcatgacacgtcgtctcatggtaaacatttaaattttatgccaagtaatttcaaaatcccttcatggatggcagagtaatggacaagacatgaaacagaccatgttaacctttgaccttggagctaggggtctgggtcttgctcatgacacatcgtctcattatggtgaacatgtatgccaagttatttcaaaatccctttatggatggaagagttacagcccggacaagaaattttttttttttttttttttttttttttttttttttttttgtctttattaatttttatttacttcataaacacaaatacaacacaatcaaacagtaatatgaaaagtaggcaataaaacaaacaagaggaccatgatggtcctgaatcgctcacctcttcccacatgacccagtttggagtATGACGTcaatatttgacatagtgacctagtttttgagctcatgtgacccagttttgaacttgacctagatattttcaagataaaaattctgaccaattttcatgaagatccattgaaaaatatgtactctacagaggtcacaaggtttttctattatttgacctattgacctagttttcgaaggtacgtgaccctgttttgaacttgagcCCGGACAAGAATACTGGacttgtgtgaccttgaccttggagctaggggtctgggtcttgcgcatgacacttcgtctcattatggtgaacatttatgccaagttatttcaaaatccctttatggatggaagataTACAGCCCGGACAAAAATACCGGATGCACAAACGGACGCACGtatggacggacagtgcgattttaatatgcccaccttcgggggcataaaaaatcagaCACGAAAGTCCCACCAATATGCACATGTTCACTAAATGCTGATGATGACAAAAATGTAAGAGAAGATTtaccagaagcacagagcaccccaaacttAGTCCCATTTCAACTGGATAAAAATTGTATGAGTTGAAAACACTATATGTTCTAATGTAGTTTGTAATTTTTCAAAGTACAAAGTTGAAAAATAGTAAGTGGAAATGAAAATACAGACAATATAATGCACATGTTCACTAAGTGCTATACCAAAGTTCATTTCAAATGGATGGAAACTGCTTGACTCCAGTACGCAAGAAAATGTGATGGATAGACTGATGGATGGACAGTTAAAAAATTATAAGACTCCCAGATCGCTGACATAAAAGGCATTACAAAAACTCTACCTTCTTTCTGTTTCAAACTATACTTtattatgttatttcaaaattaatttaagaaaatcatatcagattttgatgaaaacaactaaaatatatcattgatccaaatattttctgtataaatGGCAGCATTACTAAATTGCATCCAGGAGTGTCAGCATCAATACTGCACAAAATACTCAAAAACAAATGTGTAACACCCTACAGTCGTATTTGTAAGTTGTAGTACTTTACTCACCTTAGAAAaccattgttatttttgtcaaGACTGGTAAACCTACTGTAAAGTCTGACAATCTGATTGTgagaaactgaaataaaaaaaaatctgttatgtCACTTCTGCAAACTGTCttgtaatttagaaaaaatattgtagattttTTTAGTTGTAGTTGTCCATGACAGTAAATATAACTGTTGCACTTCATTCCAGTattatcagtcaggggtgtaactgtttcaagttattgctgtttataacccatttgagttattgtttatactttcataactaatttcaattatcataaaatattacaaagccctcctgtgccaattccttattttgaatgagactaatgcaattacttcctgaatccttgaacttttgtCTTTCCAGCTACGCAGTAAacttttttacgcaaggctgataaagttttatgcaaaaaatttttaaagctatattttaaaaactcttagcatcccattatgcttacATGCAGTGCTAGCCttggccattataaattaatagccacattttttcagggaaaaaaataATAGACAAACTTTGTGCGCACGTAATTCGCATGCACCTTCGCAtttcaatgaaaaacataaaacagggtatttataacaattatttttttcatgaaacacttaaacacattttatttttcagttatcattttacatgtttatcaAAGGCTTTGAATAATCATACttttatacatgtttgtattCAGATGTCACTGAAAATACCATTTTAGTATGTGACATGACCCATTGTGAATTCTTGTCAAGAATGATCATTACTTTTTGTGACGAAAGTCAGGGcataagctaggctaagattttagggagaagtcacttctctctcagctaagattagggagaaggggagagattttagggagaagtgacaagattttagggaaaatgtagaaatattttaacgccatgacatgcaagttgaaaaaggaactaaatatgcttaacataatgttactatttttagtatttcctgtctttgtttatgtctattgatttaaagtaaataacaaattcactcaaaatgtcagtgattctgttttctatccttgtaaaccttgtgaatctaatgtgattaaactgcaaattaaagtgtttattttcactcttgcaatgattgcccaaaCTAAGAAAACCctttgatataataataattacaatttaaaaaagttaattccacatcagcaaaaaataaatcaactcCCAGTGCTAtataatgcactcaaagtcacagtcactttaaataacagGTGTGTATTGATGCTGGttctgaattaaatacatgtcaatagcagtgacatcactatgacatcacatggAATAcagtcttctttgatctgctggtgtcttctttgatctgctggtgtcggcacacattaaaagaaacagttgtcaaacaggttaagCCCAGTTTCTGATTGCATGTGTCAAAAATTTGGGTATATTTAAGTTACGTTATTTAAGTCACAgaagtgtcagtgataatatatgtttctaaagtctcggttttgaaaaatacgagtaaaattaagtggatttaaggaaattactgacccagtcaaggtaagatactttctaaaggtAAAATAGAATGTGTAAGCTAATGTGAtgtgtttaattaatttgtttgtttggtaatTAATGGCGATTAAATGATCAAGGATAAAGTGATGATAGTTGTTGCTTTAATTTAAACTTCTATACGATCAATAGTGCACACATGCGGATCAATTAGTGAAGTATACGGCGTACGCATGTTGGCGATAAACAAATCCATTTAGCGTGTTAGAAGGGGTAATTATGCCTCTGGGCATATACGCTTCCTGCTTCCGACTTCGCACGTTTTTGTCGATAAAACTACGTACATTCCAACAGTTTAAGGacaattttttgcaatatttttgtagcatttttattaattaatcgccattttctatcgccaaaaattgcgttttaatcgacactttaataaaataatcgccatttgGCGATAATGTCGATTGGCAGCGCGAGCACTGTTACATGtgtatcaggtcatgatcagactaaaagagaattggattaaccacagtttgctactaatttcactttaaaggtcactttatGAGAACAgctataactaatacaggttataaaatgcttgaagtatgttgaaaaagtaactgaaacaggttacataacttaaaacagttacacccctgactatGTTGGTAACCAAACCTCTACACTAGACAACCTCTAGAAGTGTTGGCTAAGTGGTCCTGTCCTATAGCTGCTCCTTTTTTATTATGTGCCATGGAATGTTAATAAAACCATAATTTAAGtccataacaaaataaaaacttaacTAAGCAGTTAGGCATAAAATTGAGTCAATTTTTTAGCACATGGTTATGCTGAATTTGTGCCTTACTTCACTGTTAACTTTGTTATACACTTTTGTTTAATTCAGTTAGGGATTGAAGTATATATGTTAagttttattaacctttagcctgctggcggcaagtaattctgccttacCCAGTAGATATATCAATATACACCTAAAAATATGCAGTACCATATATGTATGTTGTACCACAAGAAAGTAGTCTCTGTTTTATGCTAtggccaataaaaaaaaatacaaaataaactatttataataacaacaaagggaattaattctataaaaaaaattgtaagtccacaacaGGGAtctgcaaatgaaaaaaaagattgatcaatacatttcaaagttatggcctaagatttatatgacatttgacccctatttgtgactttgacctttaagaaAGTCCAGCTGTtcactgacagacagacagacggatagaCAAGGTGGCGACTTCGGGGAGTACAAATGGCAATTATTCGATTGATCTAATGTATATCAACATCCATTTTTAAAAAACCTGACTAGCCTGTCCCATGTAGGCTTGTATACTCGATCAATCATGACTCATGTACAACTTGGATCTTACTAGTTATGTAGGCTCATCATATGGGTCAATATTATTataagatttatatagcgcccttttaatgataaactagTTCAAAGGCTGAGGCACTTTACAaagttttcatatatttacaaatattaccAGCCACTGCCTTAAAATggtaaaaccattgaaaatatacaaattttaaagacGACAATGTGTTGCCATCCAATAACCAGATGCCATGTCTAATCTGTACGTTTTTCTAGGCATCTAATAATCAATTCTTTTCAATTTCTGACCATAAATTTAAAACTCGTCAAGataatttaaaaactgaaatacatCCTGTTACCACCACTGTAGTCCATCAATATCAATGGCATTGTCTTATAAATTTACACTAGCAAATTCatggggggtggtggggggtcGCACCCGGCGCACGCCCCCTCTAAAATCGCcagagcataggtaatttgtcttatgttctgggtaaaataagtgcaaaatatacattttttctcgctcgctatgctcgcgTACACAagatttgtcttttgttctgactGAAAAATATAACGCCCGCTACGCTCGcattgataatttatcttttgttctgggtgaaaaatatgcaaatttgtttCACTTGCTATGCTCGAATACGTAATTTGTCATCTGTGCTGAGTGAAAAATATAGAATATTCATTTTCTTCACTATTgcacaggtaatttgtcttatgttTCTAGTGAAAAATTTGCATTGTTTTCTCACTCGCTACGCTCGCAAATTGAAAAGCTGacaaagtttgcatgagctcctctTTACAATTTTTAAGTAGTAGTCCTAGGTTAACCCTCCCAATAAGTAGCAACCCTGACTAATTTTTCAAAACAGCCctaaattcaaaatgtttaaataagcCCAAACAGCAGATCTTCAGCTTTCCAGaacagttttaattttgaaaatatctcaataaataaaaaagttatgacaatTTGAAAATCGTGAAACAGGTGAAAAATCTAGAAATTTCTACTACGAAAATGTGAACCTTGGGAAAAAGTTGTTGATCACGAAAATGAACTTTTCatcatttttgaacaaaattaatttaCTCCATTAATAATGGAGATACTGTCATGAAACTTGGCATACTTGTTTAGTTTTTCCTGCAGAATTCAAATGTGATGTCCTTTTTTTACATTAAGAAAAATTGTGACCATGTAATTTGAAGTCAAAGAGGATATTCGACTGAAATATTTGCATGAAAATTTTAGTTCATTTAACAGTCTCTCATAGCTTCTTCTTTCATAAAATGTGACAGACTTGGGTATTTCTTATGTACTATTCAATTCTTAAATCTATAATAAATatagtggaaactattagatggtgtgttcaattttataaataaccgattgcaatcaaatatttccaaggttgTTGACTTTTTaaatcatctgtccgggtttaccatcagtaccagtacttgcgcaagaataagtctgacaattcataaaatatgatTATAATTAGCATATTATTTGgtttgattttgtcacaaaacctgtccttcgTCAAAAGCAAATAAAGTACCAAAGAAcgcaccagatggatccattgttttcaaaattttccggacCCCCTACTTCctctacactacaaatattttacaccccctctaacaccaaatcctgtatctGCTCCTGTATTAAACACTTATTAACACATCATGAAAagatgtaataaacagaaaaaactttgacaggtctaggaaagtggtatatttacagattatgtgtaaatttacagatcaaatgtttgaaaactgcaAAAATCTTACTTGgactcaaaatcgcagcttgaaattaatttatttacttaTGGTAcgcataaataaaggtcaattgtaatttgtaactttcagtcatttctgttgactttgattttttggaaaatgccaaaatttcaaagtcaataaaaatggctgaaactcacaaataatgttaatttgtgcatactgtaaataaaccaattaatatCAAGCTGCGGTTTGGGAATAAATGTCActttatcaattttcatacacacaatctgtaaatttaccaCTTTCCTAGATCTGTTTGATACTGCATGAAAAGGTGGATCAAACAATACAGCTGTTATTAACTTACATCCAGTTTCATTTTGTATGTCATGGATTTCCTCCTGTTGAAGTTGCATAGAAGCACGATTACCCATGATGATCTAAATACTTTTGAAGTCGATAAATCCACACCAATACAAGgaagtaaatgaataaaaaaaatatcaacacaCCTTGAAGGTCAAGGCTGCAATCGATGTGcaatgtgtttttaatttttcctgATTTTTTAGGGGAAGAGGTTACCGAGGACTCTATTCAGATTTCTATTAATTGAATAGAAATTGATAATGATTAAAATGAGGCTATAACATTTTATCACATTTAAAACTGTTTTGTGCTTCAATTTGACGggcatgactagataccggaaagggccctttccgtgatatttgatcggaaagggcctaacatgatcggaaagggcctgccatatgtttattattggaattgatttaactatttcttcatatttcattatgacataataaaagaaaataaattacgaaaaaaagttatcaatttgttatttttaaatgaaaatacgagtcatggcataaaccgggctgatcggaaagggcttaacatgatcggaaagggcctgctatatgtttattattggaactaattttattattttttcacatttcattaaacaaatgaaaaagaaattatttaagataaaaaaattatcaatattcgatttttaaatgaattatggacaaaatacgggtcatgacataaaccgcgctgatcggaaaggggttaacatgatcggaaagggcctgctatatgtttattatcggaaattgtttatttatttatttagggccctttccggtatctagtcatagcgcAATTTGACGGAAGGGGAGCGCACTCTCGATATATGCTCGTCCGTGGAAGAAATTTCTTGcttttcattaaatcaaaacgGATGGACAGGTTGTCATGTACAGTACAGTTATGTGATTGAGTATTGTGAGCAATTACTAGTACTGatgacattttcaaaacaattcaTTGCTGTATAATTAACACTGAACTGAATGTACTGGCACACGTACCCAAATCGCTTCGTACCCGGCAGCATGACAGGACATTCCATTTTCCTGTATAATGTGAATCATTGTTAGTTCTCCACATTTCAtttcacaataaaaaacaa carries:
- the LOC123544988 gene encoding calcineurin B homologous protein 1-like isoform X1, whose translation is MGNRASMQLQQEEIHDIQNETGFSHNQIVRLYSRFTSLDKNNNGFLSREDFLRIPELAINPLGDRIVHSFFLESNDETVNFKQFMRVLARFRPTKTNVNKNKLNTREEKLKFAFQMYDLDGDDRISREELLAVLHMMVGDNISEEQLNSIADRTITEADEDGDFMISFLEFKKVMDRVDVEQKMSIRFLN
- the LOC123544988 gene encoding calcineurin B homologous protein 1-like isoform X2, giving the protein MDPSVSHNQIVRLYSRFTSLDKNNNGFLSREDFLRIPELAINPLGDRIVHSFFLESNDETVNFKQFMRVLARFRPTKTNVNKNKLNTREEKLKFAFQMYDLDGDDRISREELLAVLHMMVGDNISEEQLNSIADRTITEADEDGDFMISFLEFKKVMDRVDVEQKMSIRFLN